Proteins co-encoded in one Anopheles moucheti chromosome X, idAnoMoucSN_F20_07, whole genome shotgun sequence genomic window:
- the LOC128306519 gene encoding uncharacterized protein LOC128306519, whose translation MGTCRISGALGCLLILATCCTVTQAAHSTGHGYETKSFAQAYLECLKYLNISRQPMLAYDTTSVPSNSGGNCLLRCIGLNTRWWNDETGLNEKALVRFFRQTDPSSLDQARTCVAKDSDTSDTCAAAYRSFRCYSDALGEVIAHPEYVAPCREEIHRAVSDCAAMLQVSDEQLTSCVGAESFQHSGNTTTLLRCVVLRLGLYADSTGVMCDRLQLLMDSDTAQSWTESRAEEAKRCENDLRVLGADVCLVAAHSVEICYGWMAFGELWKVMKEEYGNSDNAVLYDDAGETLVEVNDATEEAQEQQNNDVYPFPKDVEVFSYPSSSRYRSLLIVAPKWIASDSKSDEDRSDSSQEEKTASEDKLETHNLLESDAEKPTNPDNAVQQQTVPEPEEMKQPATEHIVHTRSVMYPMAPELFPYCRQVMPPYALRMRRSMPLPHYYPHSMPAMDTHYYHPIMKRSIATYPMYAPAYRPFVPARFVRDVDSTVSQEALGDAPAAELSEPTVSQGLNEFVSELADDDSTVTRHEERSVEASSDREDSPTVDEGPVNEELVVPALNEESSPTVNEGPVYEELVVPALNEESSEAATEEALNVGGEAYEETEPVSLSNVVVDASNGETVVDDDSDKTGNSEDTSDDSEMPLAEVGCPAETDAAAENPESSSTTTDNSVPIPTTTDQPKQPIHPQNVHRLIRAVHASNLIKNILSTIKTH comes from the exons ATGGGGACCTGTCGAATCAGTGGTGCGTTGGGTTGCTTGCTGATACTGGCTACCTGCTGCACAGTTACACAAGCCGCTCACAGCACTGGACATGGTTACGAGACGAAAAGCTTCGCCCAGGCCTACCTCGAGTGCCTCAAATATCTGAACATCTCACGCCAGCCAATGCTCGCGTATGACACCACCTCCGTACCTTCCAACTCCGGCGGGAACTGCTTGTTGCGCTGCATCGGTCTGAACACTCGCTGGTGGAACGATGAGACGGGACTGAACGAGAAGGCACTGGTACGCTTCTTCCGTCAAACGGACCCGAGCTCACTAGACCAAGCGCGCACCTGCGTTGCGAAGGATTCGGACACCTCTGATACCTGTGCTGCCGCCTATCGCTCGTTCCGGTGCTACAGTGACGCACTGGGTGAGGTGATCGCTCATCCGGAGTATGTCGCACCGTGCAGGGAAGAGATACATCGGGCAGTGAGCGACTGTGCCGCGATGTTGCAAGTATCGGACGAGCAACTTACATCTTGCGTAGGCGCTGAATCATTCCAGCACAGTGGGAACACTACCACCTTGCTGAGGTGCGTTGTGCTGCGGCTGGGACTCTACGCCGACTCGACCGGGGTGATGTGTGATCGTTTGCAGCTGCTGATGGACAGTGACACTGCCCAATCCTGGACGGAGTCGCGCGCCGAAGAGGCTAAACGGTGTGAGAATGATTTGCGAGTGTTGGGCGCTGACGTGTGCCTCGTTGCGGCTCACTCTGTGGAGATCTGTTACGGTTGGATGGCATTTGGAGAACTTTGGAAGGTGATGAAGGAAGAGTACGGCAACTCAGACAATGCGGTGCTTTACGATGATGCTGGAGAGACGCTTGTGGAGGTGAATGATGCCACTGAAGAGGCACAggagcaacaaaacaatgatGTCTATCCTTTCCCAAAAGATGTGGAGGTATTTAGCTATCCATCAAGTTCGCGTTATCGATCACTGTTGATAGTAGCTCCAAAGTGGATTGCTAGTGACTCAAAGTCTGATGAAGACCGATCAGATAGTTCACAGGAAGAAAAGACCGCTAGTGAGGATAAACTAGAAACACACAACCTTTTAGAGAGTGATGCCGAGAAACCGACAAATCCGGACAATGCTGTGCAGCAACAAACCGTTCCGGAG CCTGAAGAAATGAAGCAACCAGCAACGGAACACATTGTTCACACCAGATCGGTAATGTATCCAATGGCACCCGAGCTATTTCCGTATTGTAGACAAG TGATGCCTCCTTACGCACTACGGATGCGACGTTCCATGCCTCTACCACATTACTATCCGCATTCCATGCCAG CGATGGACACTCACTATTACCATCCTATCATGAAGCGATCCATCGCCACGTATCCGATGTATGCTCCTGCATATAGACCTTTCGTTCCAGCACGTTTTGTAAGGGACGTCGACTCAACTGTTTCCCAAGAAGCATTGGGCGATGCTCCAGCTGCTGAGCTCAGTGAACCTACTGTATCTCAAGGGCTAAATGAGTTTGTTTCTGAATTGGCTGATGACGATTCCACTGTCACTAGACACGAGGAACGGAGTGTGGAAGCTTCAAGTGATCGTGAGGATTCACCTACGGTTGATGAAGGTCCTGTAAATGAGGAACTTGTCGTACCAGCTCTAAATGAGGAGTCGTCTCCTACGGTTAATGAAGGTCCTGTATATGAGGAACTTGTCGTACCAGCTCTAAACGAGGAGTCGTCTGAAGCTGCCACTGAAGAGGCTCTAAACGTTGGAGGTGAGGCGTATGAAGAAACGGAACCAGTTTCCCtttcaaatgttgttgttgatgctagCAACGGTGAAACAGTAGTTGATGACGACTCTGACAAAACTGGGAACTCGGAAGATACTTCGGACGACAGTGAGATGCCTCTTGCCGAAGTGGGTTGTCCTGCAGAAAcagatgctgctgctgaaaaTCCAGAGAGTTCATCCACAACCACGGATAACTCTGTGCCAATTCCGACAACTACTGATCAACCGAAACAACCGATACATCCACAAAACGTACATCGACTTATCCGGGCAGTTCACGCTTCCAACTTGATTAAAAACATACTATCCACGATAAAAACACATTGA